A stretch of Candidatus Binatia bacterium DNA encodes these proteins:
- a CDS encoding aromatic-ring-hydroxylating dioxygenase subunit beta, whose translation MPEPAVTPELQFQVEQFYYCEARLLDGRQYRTWLSSCSEEVRYVMPARGNPQVDNTMRGQEEMISIDRELEGVESGGAPYREESYLHLSMRVDRAFKPNSWSENPPARTRRIIGNVEIVEVSESRLSALSNFHLYYARPSSESFLYSGQRRDVLLREGDGFKLASREIVMDLANIEYPTLGLFF comes from the coding sequence ATGCCGGAACCGGCCGTGACCCCTGAGCTGCAGTTCCAGGTCGAGCAGTTCTACTACTGCGAGGCGCGTCTCCTCGACGGTCGCCAATATCGAACCTGGCTTTCGTCTTGCAGCGAGGAGGTGCGCTACGTCATGCCGGCGCGGGGCAATCCTCAAGTCGACAACACGATGCGCGGTCAGGAAGAGATGATCAGTATCGACCGCGAGCTCGAGGGAGTCGAATCGGGCGGCGCACCCTACCGCGAGGAGAGCTACCTGCATCTTTCGATGCGCGTCGATCGGGCCTTCAAACCGAATTCCTGGTCAGAAAACCCGCCGGCCCGCACGCGTCGGATCATCGGCAACGTGGAGATCGTGGAGGTTTCGGAGAGCCGGTTGTCCGCGCTCAGCAATTTTCACCTGTACTACGCGCGGCCCTCGAGTGAGAGCTTCCTCTATTCGGGCCAGCGTCGCGACGTGCTGCTGCGCGAGGGCGACGGCTTCAAGCTCGCGAGTCGGGAGATCGTGATGGACCTCGCGAACATCGAGTATCCGACGCTCGGGCTCTTTTTCTGA
- a CDS encoding D-2-hydroxyacid dehydrogenase, whose product MAPAKEEPIVVCLGFPAMHDPAQLDALRAIDPRIEPVPLPVDPASDWISPPPAEPHDEPPAWGATVAVERAEALARAEVLIGLHTPSDLMRRAPRLKWIHSVGAGVDGWVAAGVSADRVFVTNSSGLGARSIAEFVLGRLLQIWKNLRGLEAAQREHEWVGAHGRTFGGTTMGIVGLGAIGEEVAIRARAFGVRVLALKRSYRPGMTSPVADELFGPGDLHAMVARCDTVVVAAPHTPETEGLIDAEALAAMPQGSVLVNVARGPLVDSAALLEAMRSGHLGAAVLDVFDEEPLPASSPFWDLPNTYVSPHGAVAVDRYMEDLFELFAENLRRYATGEPMRNRVDMDALGFRRGA is encoded by the coding sequence ATGGCCCCAGCAAAGGAAGAGCCCATCGTCGTCTGTCTCGGCTTCCCTGCGATGCACGACCCCGCCCAACTCGATGCGCTACGTGCGATCGACCCGCGCATCGAACCCGTGCCGCTTCCGGTCGACCCTGCATCGGACTGGATCTCGCCGCCACCCGCCGAGCCGCACGACGAGCCCCCTGCGTGGGGCGCGACCGTCGCGGTCGAGAGGGCGGAAGCTCTCGCGCGAGCTGAGGTGCTGATCGGGCTGCACACGCCGAGCGATCTCATGCGCCGCGCGCCGCGACTGAAATGGATTCACTCGGTCGGTGCGGGTGTCGACGGGTGGGTCGCGGCGGGGGTTTCGGCCGATCGGGTCTTCGTCACGAACTCGTCCGGGCTCGGGGCGCGGTCGATCGCCGAGTTCGTTCTCGGTCGGCTGCTTCAAATCTGGAAGAACCTGCGGGGCCTGGAGGCCGCGCAGCGCGAGCACGAGTGGGTCGGCGCCCATGGTAGGACCTTCGGCGGTACGACAATGGGAATCGTCGGCCTCGGTGCGATCGGGGAGGAGGTGGCGATCCGTGCGCGTGCGTTCGGGGTCCGCGTGCTCGCGCTGAAGCGATCGTATCGACCCGGCATGACGTCACCTGTCGCCGACGAATTGTTCGGCCCGGGAGACCTGCACGCGATGGTCGCGCGCTGCGACACGGTCGTCGTCGCGGCACCGCACACGCCTGAGACCGAGGGCCTGATCGATGCGGAGGCACTCGCGGCGATGCCTCAGGGCTCCGTGCTCGTCAACGTCGCGCGAGGACCTCTGGTCGATTCGGCGGCGTTGCTGGAGGCGATGCGCAGCGGTCACCTGGGCGCCGCGGTTCTCGACGTCTTCGACGAGGAGCCGCTGCCCGCGTCGAGTCCATTCTGGGACCTTCCCAACACGTACGTCTCTCCGCACGGGGCGGTGGCGGTCGATCGGTACATGGAGGACCTTTTCGAGCTCTTTGCGGAGAATCTGCGGCGGTACGCGACCGGCGAGCCGATGAGGAACCGCGTGGACATGGATGCCCTCGGCTTCCGCCGGGGGGCATGA
- a CDS encoding SDR family NAD(P)-dependent oxidoreductase, with protein sequence MRLEGKVAIVVGAGQTPGETIGNGRATALLYAREGARVLLVDRRIDSAEETRALITEEGGEAIALAADATNGDDCAHLAQACVEKFGRIDILQNNVGIGHGDASVMRLAEADWDHIFDVNLKTVFLASKHVLPIMRAHKSGSIVNISSVAAVAAMPLAAYKTSKAAVNALTQQMAIANAKHGIRVNAIMPGLMNTPMAIETISKATGIPRDTLIEQRDAQVPLRGKMGTAWDVAYASLFLASDEAAFVTGAILPVDGGQSVKVG encoded by the coding sequence ATGAGGCTCGAAGGCAAAGTCGCAATCGTCGTCGGCGCGGGACAAACGCCCGGCGAAACCATCGGCAACGGACGGGCCACCGCCCTTCTCTACGCGCGCGAGGGCGCACGCGTGTTGCTCGTTGACCGGCGGATCGACTCGGCCGAGGAGACCCGTGCGCTCATCACCGAAGAAGGGGGTGAGGCGATCGCCCTCGCCGCGGACGCAACGAACGGAGACGATTGTGCTCACCTCGCGCAGGCCTGCGTCGAGAAGTTCGGGCGGATCGACATCTTGCAGAACAACGTCGGCATCGGACACGGCGACGCGAGCGTCATGCGTCTCGCCGAGGCCGACTGGGACCACATCTTCGACGTGAACCTGAAGACGGTGTTCCTCGCGAGCAAGCACGTGCTGCCGATCATGCGCGCGCACAAGAGCGGCTCGATCGTGAACATCTCTTCCGTCGCTGCCGTCGCCGCGATGCCGCTCGCCGCCTACAAGACGTCCAAGGCCGCCGTGAACGCGCTCACCCAGCAGATGGCCATCGCCAACGCCAAGCACGGGATCCGCGTGAACGCGATCATGCCTGGACTCATGAACACCCCGATGGCGATCGAGACCATCTCCAAAGCCACCGGCATCCCGCGCGACACGCTCATCGAGCAGCGCGACGCGCAGGTGCCGCTGCGGGGCAAGATGGGTACGGCCTGGGACGTCGCCTACGCCTCGCTGTTCCTCGCTTCGGACGAAGCCGCGTTCGTCACGGGCGCGATCCTGCCCGTCGACGGCGGGCAGTCCGTGAAGGTCGGCTAG
- a CDS encoding SRPBCC family protein produces MTDGIGNVVNDDATLISRRAWSDPAIYELEKRGIFGKAWLFLGHESQIPNPGDFVQAFMCETPIILARGTEGGVHANVNSCSHRGLAVCRASRGTATKFVCPYHNWTYDLGGNLLSIPQEKQLRNGADKSRLGLKAVPRVEIWNGLIFGSFNEEIESLDKYLGDMKFYLEAFFDRFPAGIEFMGEAQRWVINANWKLPVENQLGDVNHGPFLHSNVLPPEANNEIIAHGVSVVPKPGHGATFRLMPEGTAVDQVAWGFEGMAAFVGGPEVQEYLNELQAHAAERVGPLRSRMKGLTYGIYPNFSFLWSSTAFKVSHPRGPGKVEYWSWAVVPADAPDSVKKALRGNHTALFGPGGIIEQEDSEAWSQQFKGTKIDFVEDRPFYYGLGLNEEAPHADLPGLVSVTANEFYARSFFQRWRDDLRAVES; encoded by the coding sequence ATGACAGACGGAATCGGCAACGTGGTGAACGACGACGCGACGCTCATCAGCAGGCGAGCGTGGAGCGATCCGGCGATCTACGAGTTGGAGAAGCGAGGCATCTTCGGGAAGGCCTGGCTCTTTCTGGGGCATGAATCGCAGATCCCGAACCCGGGGGACTTTGTTCAGGCGTTCATGTGCGAAACGCCGATCATCCTCGCGCGCGGCACCGAGGGTGGCGTTCATGCGAACGTGAACAGCTGTAGTCACCGTGGTCTTGCGGTCTGCCGCGCGAGTCGCGGCACGGCGACGAAGTTCGTGTGCCCGTACCACAACTGGACGTACGACCTCGGCGGGAACCTGCTCTCGATTCCGCAGGAGAAGCAGCTGCGAAACGGGGCAGACAAGAGTCGTCTCGGTCTCAAGGCAGTTCCGCGGGTCGAGATATGGAACGGCCTGATCTTCGGCAGCTTCAACGAGGAGATCGAGTCCCTCGACAAATACCTCGGTGACATGAAGTTCTACCTCGAAGCGTTCTTCGATCGTTTCCCGGCCGGCATCGAGTTCATGGGCGAGGCGCAGCGTTGGGTCATCAACGCCAACTGGAAACTCCCGGTCGAGAATCAGCTCGGGGACGTGAACCATGGTCCGTTCCTGCACTCGAACGTGCTTCCGCCCGAGGCGAACAACGAGATCATCGCGCATGGAGTGAGTGTCGTGCCGAAGCCCGGGCACGGGGCCACGTTCCGGTTGATGCCGGAGGGCACCGCCGTCGATCAGGTCGCGTGGGGCTTCGAGGGCATGGCCGCCTTCGTGGGTGGGCCGGAAGTGCAGGAGTACCTGAACGAGCTTCAGGCGCACGCCGCGGAGCGGGTCGGGCCGCTCCGGTCGCGGATGAAGGGGCTCACGTACGGCATCTATCCGAACTTCTCGTTCCTGTGGTCGAGCACGGCCTTCAAGGTCTCGCATCCGCGGGGACCGGGGAAGGTGGAGTACTGGTCGTGGGCCGTGGTTCCGGCCGACGCTCCTGATTCCGTGAAGAAGGCGCTGCGCGGGAACCACACTGCGTTGTTCGGTCCCGGGGGAATCATCGAGCAAGAAGACTCGGAGGCGTGGTCCCAGCAGTTCAAGGGCACCAAGATCGACTTCGTCGAGGATCGCCCTTTCTACTACGGGCTCGGCCTGAACGAGGAGGCACCCCACGCGGATCTTCCAGGCCTCGTGAGCGTGACGGCGAACGAGTTCTACGCGCGCAGCTTCTTCCAGCGCTGGCGCGACGACCTCCGCGCGGTGGAGAGCTGA
- a CDS encoding SRPBCC family protein — MAQTTVKAEIAVSADKLWALVRDFGNVPWIPGGDEATVEGEGVGMVRVLMGGALRERLESIDEGGKQIGYTIDEGLPVPAKDYHATMVVSAAGAESAQLVWSCTYEPDGASEAEVGAQFEGLYDAMIGWIKENLGVA, encoded by the coding sequence ATGGCACAGACCACCGTCAAGGCAGAGATCGCGGTTTCGGCAGACAAGCTTTGGGCGCTCGTGCGCGACTTCGGCAACGTCCCCTGGATTCCGGGTGGGGACGAGGCGACCGTCGAAGGGGAGGGCGTCGGCATGGTGCGCGTCCTCATGGGCGGCGCGTTGCGAGAGCGTCTCGAGAGCATCGACGAAGGCGGGAAGCAGATCGGCTACACGATCGATGAGGGTCTGCCGGTTCCCGCGAAGGACTACCACGCCACGATGGTCGTCTCGGCCGCCGGAGCGGAGAGCGCCCAGCTGGTGTGGAGCTGCACCTACGAGCCCGATGGCGCGAGCGAAGCGGAAGTCGGCGCGCAGTTCGAGGGGCTCTACGACGCGATGATTGGCTGGATCAAAGAGAACCTCGGCGTGGCCTGA